The Medicago truncatula cultivar Jemalong A17 chromosome 4, MtrunA17r5.0-ANR, whole genome shotgun sequence genome includes a region encoding these proteins:
- the LOC25494272 gene encoding glycine-rich protein DOT1 — translation MASMKILAVVSLLVAMNVIACESRAARKDLGLDLGGVGIGLGAGLGLGLGGGGGAGSGAGAGSGSGSGSASTSGSGSGSGSSGAGSEAGSHAGSRAGSGAGSGAGSEAGSYAGSHAGSGSSGAGSEAGSEAGSYAGSHAGSGSSRAGSEAGSYAGSHAGSGSGN, via the coding sequence ATGGCTTCAATGAAGATTTTAGCTGTTGTTTCTTTGCTTGTTGCAATGAATGTTATTGCATGTGAAAGTAGAGCAGCAAGAAAGGACCTTGGGTTGGACTTGGGTGGTGTGGGAATAGGGTTGGGTGCTGGTTTAGGACTTGGacttggtggtggtggtggtgctgGCTCTGGTGCTGGTGCAGGGTCTGGTTCAGGGTCTGGTTCGGCTTCCACTTCAGGATCAGGATCGGGATCAGGGTCTTCTGGAGCAGGTTCTGAAGCCGGCTCCCATGCAGGATCTCGTGCAGGGTCAGGGGCTGGGTCAGGAGCAGGTTCTGAAGCCGGTTCATATGCAGGTTCTCATGCTGGGTCAGGGTCTTCTGGAGCGGGTTCTGAAGCAGGTTCTGAAGCCGGTTCATATGCAGGGTCTCATGCTGGGTCAGGGTCTTCTAGAGCGGGCTCTGAAGCTGGTTCATATGCAGGATCTCATGCTGGATCAGGAAGTGGAAATTAA